A DNA window from Massilia putida contains the following coding sequences:
- the minC gene encoding septum site-determining protein MinC translates to MPKSSSPLPIEIKISTVVAISTILHSADPIAIDAALKQMTGGVSDFSEDEFAVIDVAGIAEEAAHIDWESLVALLKKYRLNAVAVRGAPAKLHDVIRAHDLFLDDGTSGLQTSAGRDREMPAPAPAPAPVDTAAPAPAPAPAALAPVQAMIVDTPVRAGQRIYARGTDLIVTAVVNNGAELIADGSIHVYAPLHGRALAGASGNAGARIFALQLQPELVSIAGVYRTFDEGFPAEVARQPAQIRLVGDRIDISSLGSATRN, encoded by the coding sequence ATGCCCAAAAGCTCGAGCCCCCTACCCATCGAAATCAAGATCTCCACGGTCGTGGCCATTTCGACCATCCTGCACTCGGCCGATCCGATCGCGATCGATGCCGCGCTCAAGCAGATGACCGGGGGTGTATCCGATTTCTCCGAGGATGAATTCGCCGTCATCGACGTCGCCGGCATCGCCGAGGAAGCTGCGCACATCGACTGGGAGTCGCTGGTCGCGCTGCTCAAGAAGTACCGGCTGAACGCCGTCGCCGTGCGCGGCGCGCCGGCCAAGCTGCACGACGTGATCCGTGCCCACGACCTGTTCCTGGACGACGGCACCAGCGGCTTGCAAACCAGCGCCGGCCGCGACCGCGAGATGCCCGCGCCTGCCCCCGCGCCCGCGCCGGTCGACACGGCCGCCCCGGCACCCGCCCCCGCGCCGGCCGCCCTCGCGCCGGTCCAGGCGATGATCGTCGACACGCCGGTGCGCGCCGGCCAGCGCATCTACGCGCGCGGCACCGACCTGATCGTGACTGCCGTCGTGAACAATGGCGCCGAGCTCATCGCCGACGGCAGCATCCACGTGTACGCGCCGCTGCACGGCCGTGCCCTGGCCGGCGCGTCGGGCAATGCGGGCGCGCGCATCTTCGCGCTGCAATTGCAGCCGGAACTGGTGTCGATCGCGGGCGTTTACCGCACGTTCGACGAGGGTTTTCCGGCCGAGGTGGCACGCCAGCCGGCACAAATCCGTTTGGTCGGCGACCGAATCGATATATCATCGCTGGGTTCGGCGACCCGCAACTAA
- a CDS encoding NADPH-dependent 2,4-dienoyl-CoA reductase, with product MTTHAVPMTAPLPTAAYPHLLSPLDLGFTTLKNRVIMGSMHTGLEDRFWNYGKLAAFYRERARGGAGLIVTGGISPNRQGWLLPFGGTLNFRGDVFNHRRVTRAVHEEGGKILLQILHAGRYGYQPFVVSASDIKSPISPFRPRALTARGIESTIAAYVRCARLAQQAGYDGVEVMGSEGYLINQFLCSRTNRRTDAWGGPIENRMRLPVEIVRSIRAAVGRDFIIMVRHSVLDLVDGGNTWDEIVQVAQALEGAGATILNTGYGWHEARIPTIVTSVPRAAFAGVAARLRAAVTIPVVASNRINMPADAERLLAESSADLVSMARPFLADPDWVNKAAAGQADRINTCIACNQACLDHTFANKRASCLVNPRACHETELVVRPAARRKRIAVVGAGPAGLSAATVAAERGHAVTLFDSWDRIGGQFNIAMRIPGKEEFTETVRYFGRQLELAGVEVRLGQRVTREELVAAGYDDVIVATGVTMRRPRIEGIDHPKVLSYLDVLREGASVGGRVAIIGAGGIGFDTAEYLIHDANAPRPQPVEDWAGEWGVDLDVAAPGGLVKPHGMAPARSIWLLQRKTTRPGAGLGKTSGWVHRATLARNGVVMLAGVQYDRIDDAGLHITIGGESKLLEVDNVVICAGQESLAELMPPEGQRGGPAFHKIGGAALAAELDAKRAIREGAELAARL from the coding sequence ATGACCACTCACGCCGTGCCCATGACCGCCCCGCTGCCCACTGCCGCCTATCCGCACCTCCTGTCGCCCCTCGACCTCGGATTCACGACGCTGAAGAACCGCGTGATCATGGGCTCCATGCACACCGGGCTCGAAGACCGCTTCTGGAACTACGGCAAACTGGCCGCGTTCTATCGCGAGCGGGCGCGCGGCGGCGCGGGCCTGATCGTCACGGGCGGCATCTCGCCGAACCGCCAGGGCTGGCTGCTGCCGTTCGGCGGCACGCTGAACTTCCGCGGCGACGTGTTCAACCACCGCCGCGTCACGCGCGCCGTGCACGAAGAGGGTGGCAAGATCCTGCTGCAGATCCTGCACGCGGGCCGCTACGGCTACCAGCCGTTCGTCGTCTCCGCATCGGACATCAAGTCGCCCATCTCGCCGTTCCGCCCGCGCGCGCTGACGGCGCGCGGCATCGAGTCGACCATCGCGGCCTACGTCCGCTGCGCGCGGCTGGCGCAACAGGCCGGCTACGACGGCGTCGAAGTGATGGGCAGCGAGGGTTACCTGATCAACCAGTTCCTCTGTTCGCGCACGAACCGCCGTACCGACGCGTGGGGCGGGCCGATCGAGAACCGCATGCGCCTGCCGGTGGAGATCGTGCGCAGCATCCGCGCGGCCGTCGGCCGCGACTTCATCATCATGGTGCGCCATTCCGTGCTGGACCTCGTCGACGGCGGCAACACGTGGGACGAGATCGTGCAGGTGGCGCAGGCGCTGGAAGGCGCGGGCGCGACGATCCTCAACACCGGCTACGGCTGGCACGAGGCGAGAATTCCCACCATCGTCACGTCGGTGCCGCGCGCCGCGTTCGCCGGCGTCGCGGCGCGGCTGCGCGCTGCGGTCACGATTCCCGTCGTCGCGTCGAACCGCATCAACATGCCGGCCGACGCCGAGCGCCTGCTGGCTGAAAGCAGCGCGGACCTGGTGTCGATGGCGCGCCCGTTCCTGGCCGACCCCGACTGGGTGAACAAGGCGGCGGCGGGACAGGCGGACCGCATCAACACGTGCATCGCCTGCAACCAGGCGTGCCTGGACCACACGTTCGCCAACAAGCGCGCGAGCTGCCTGGTGAACCCGCGCGCCTGCCACGAGACGGAACTCGTGGTCCGGCCGGCGGCGCGCCGCAAGCGCATCGCCGTCGTCGGCGCCGGACCGGCCGGACTGTCCGCCGCGACGGTGGCGGCGGAACGGGGCCACGCCGTCACGCTGTTCGACTCTTGGGACCGCATCGGCGGCCAGTTCAACATCGCCATGCGCATCCCCGGCAAGGAAGAATTCACGGAGACCGTCCGATATTTTGGCCGCCAGCTGGAACTCGCCGGCGTCGAGGTCCGCCTTGGACAACGTGTCACGCGCGAAGAACTCGTCGCGGCCGGCTACGACGACGTGATCGTCGCGACGGGTGTCACCATGCGCCGTCCCCGCATCGAGGGCATCGACCATCCGAAGGTGCTGTCCTACCTGGACGTGCTGCGCGAGGGGGCGTCCGTCGGCGGGCGCGTGGCGATCATCGGCGCCGGCGGCATCGGCTTCGACACGGCCGAATACCTGATCCACGACGCCAACGCGCCGCGCCCGCAGCCGGTCGAGGACTGGGCCGGCGAATGGGGCGTCGATCTCGACGTGGCCGCGCCGGGTGGCCTGGTCAAACCGCACGGCATGGCGCCCGCGCGCAGCATCTGGCTCCTGCAGCGCAAGACGACGCGGCCGGGCGCGGGCCTGGGCAAGACGTCGGGCTGGGTGCACCGCGCGACGCTGGCACGCAACGGCGTCGTGATGCTGGCGGGCGTGCAGTACGACCGCATCGACGACGCGGGCCTGCACATCACGATCGGCGGAGAATCCAAGCTGCTGGAAGTGGACAACGTGGTGATCTGCGCCGGGCAGGAGAGCCTGGCGGAGCTGATGCCGCCGGAGGGTCAGCGAGGCGGGCCGGCGTTCCACAAGATCGGCGGCGCGGCGCTGGCGGCGGAGCTGGATGCGAAGCGGGCGATCCGGGAAGGGGCGGAGCTGGCGGCGCGTTTATAG
- the phbB gene encoding acetoacetyl-CoA reductase, giving the protein MARVALVTGGMGGLGEAICIKLAALGYKVVTTYSPGSKKAEGWLASMREQGHDFKAYECDVSDYDSAQACVAKVVQEVGPVDVLVNNAGITRDMTFKKMDKVNWDAVIKTNLDSVFNMTKPVADGMVERGWGRIINISSVNGQKGAFGQTNYSAAKAGIHGFTKALALEVARKGVTVNTISPGYIGTKMVTDIPAEVLESKILPQIPMGRLGKPEEVAGLVAYLSSDEAAFVTGANIAINGGQHMQ; this is encoded by the coding sequence ATGGCTAGAGTGGCATTAGTGACCGGCGGCATGGGCGGCCTGGGTGAAGCGATCTGCATCAAGCTGGCGGCGCTCGGCTACAAGGTCGTGACGACGTACTCGCCGGGCAGCAAGAAGGCGGAAGGCTGGCTGGCGTCGATGCGCGAACAGGGCCATGACTTCAAGGCCTATGAGTGCGACGTGTCCGATTACGACTCGGCCCAGGCCTGCGTAGCCAAGGTCGTGCAGGAAGTCGGCCCGGTCGACGTGCTGGTCAACAACGCGGGTATCACGCGCGATATGACCTTCAAGAAGATGGACAAGGTCAATTGGGATGCGGTCATTAAGACCAACCTCGATTCCGTGTTCAATATGACCAAGCCCGTCGCCGACGGCATGGTCGAGCGCGGTTGGGGCCGCATCATCAACATCTCGTCCGTCAACGGCCAGAAGGGCGCGTTCGGCCAGACCAACTACTCGGCGGCCAAGGCCGGCATCCACGGCTTCACGAAGGCCCTGGCGCTGGAAGTGGCGCGCAAGGGCGTCACCGTCAACACCATCTCGCCGGGCTATATCGGCACCAAGATGGTGACCGACATCCCGGCCGAAGTGCTGGAATCGAAGATCCTGCCGCAGATCCCGATGGGCCGCCTGGGCAAGCCGGAAGAAGTCGCCGGCCTGGTCGCGTACCTGTCGTCGGACGAGGCAGCCTTCGTCACCGGCGCCAACATCGCCATCAACGGCGGCCAGCACATGCAGTAA
- a CDS encoding DUF2721 domain-containing protein, whose amino-acid sequence MNIQTNDIGHVIQLSIAPVFLLTGVATKLGVLMGRLARIIDRTRELKIELRKGPDPDCSEELDVLYQRWQLINYAITAGTGCGFLICVIIACLFLGDTTNLPLDRYIAGMFVVAMVALIASFIFLLREVSVSFRYMRIHRHDDPARPG is encoded by the coding sequence ATGAATATCCAGACCAACGACATCGGCCATGTCATCCAGTTGTCGATCGCGCCCGTGTTCCTGCTCACGGGCGTCGCGACCAAGCTCGGGGTCCTGATGGGCCGCCTCGCGCGCATCATCGACCGTACCCGCGAGCTCAAGATCGAGCTGCGCAAAGGCCCCGACCCCGATTGCAGCGAAGAGCTCGACGTGCTGTACCAGCGCTGGCAGCTGATCAACTATGCGATCACGGCCGGCACCGGCTGCGGCTTCCTGATCTGCGTGATCATCGCCTGCCTGTTCCTCGGCGATACGACGAACCTGCCGCTGGACCGCTATATCGCAGGCATGTTCGTGGTGGCCATGGTCGCCCTGATTGCCAGTTTCATTTTCCTGCTGCGCGAAGTATCCGTCTCGTTCCGCTACATGCGCATCCACCGTCACGACGATCCGGCCAGGCCGGGCTAG
- a CDS encoding DUF2750 domain-containing protein — protein sequence MIDTEQVKAVVRLPAPQRYEYFVKRVAATGIVWGLYRNGWALAEKDDGTLVFAMWPDREFAQLCAEFEWEGYEPHAFSLDDLLGELLPQLQQDGLVPGIFRTPGSKGVMPTPGLLRVDLEDELRSLDA from the coding sequence ATGATCGATACTGAACAAGTGAAGGCCGTGGTGCGCCTGCCGGCGCCGCAGCGCTATGAATATTTCGTCAAGCGCGTGGCCGCCACGGGCATCGTGTGGGGCCTGTACCGCAACGGCTGGGCGCTGGCCGAAAAGGACGATGGAACGCTCGTGTTCGCCATGTGGCCGGACCGAGAATTCGCGCAGCTGTGCGCCGAATTCGAGTGGGAAGGGTACGAGCCGCACGCCTTTTCCCTGGACGACCTGCTGGGCGAGCTGCTGCCCCAGCTGCAGCAGGACGGCCTCGTGCCCGGCATCTTCCGCACGCCCGGTTCGAAAGGCGTGATGCCCACGCCGGGCCTGCTGCGCGTGGACCTCGAGGACGAATTGCGCAGCCTCGACGCTTGA
- the minE gene encoding cell division topological specificity factor MinE, translating to MPLLSFLFPKNQKSATAAKERLQIIIARERSGRGGPDFLPALHRELIEVISKYTKVNAEDIKISLDRQGNLEVLDVNVVLPDA from the coding sequence ATGCCTCTGCTCTCATTCCTGTTCCCCAAGAATCAGAAAAGCGCGACGGCGGCCAAGGAAAGGCTGCAGATCATCATCGCCCGCGAACGCAGCGGCCGCGGCGGCCCGGATTTCCTGCCCGCCCTGCACCGCGAGCTGATCGAAGTGATTTCCAAGTACACGAAGGTCAACGCCGAGGACATCAAGATTTCCCTCGACCGCCAGGGCAACCTGGAAGTTCTCGACGTCAACGTCGTCCTGCCGGACGCGTAG
- the pip gene encoding prolyl aminopeptidase has translation MPVTPPSLFPPILPNRHGMLAVDDLHTIYWEEVGNPNGIPVVFLHGGPGAGLSPQHRRFFDPATYRVILFDQRGAGKSTPLGEWRNNTTQLLIQDIERLRTMFGIERWLVFGGSWGSTLALAYGQAHPERCLGFVLRGIFLCTPAEIEFFLYGVQWFYPELYDEFVAPIPLEERGDLLSAYTKRLLCDDPQQYWPAARVWSRFEGRRVFLLPQEEEHSSDTLDLGVGRLESHYMAHGAFLEPDQLLRDVGRISHLPAVIVQGRYDVICPPLSAYRLHQAWAGSRLRMIPDAGHGALEVGIARALVAATEQFKRHGRFD, from the coding sequence ATGCCCGTCACCCCGCCGTCGCTGTTCCCGCCCATCCTCCCGAACCGTCATGGCATGCTGGCCGTGGACGACCTGCACACGATTTATTGGGAAGAGGTGGGCAACCCGAACGGCATCCCCGTCGTGTTCCTGCACGGCGGCCCGGGCGCGGGCCTGTCGCCGCAGCACCGCCGCTTCTTCGACCCGGCCACGTACCGCGTGATCCTGTTCGACCAGCGCGGCGCCGGCAAGTCGACGCCGCTGGGCGAATGGCGCAACAACACGACGCAGCTGCTCATCCAAGACATCGAACGCCTGCGCACGATGTTCGGCATCGAGCGCTGGCTCGTGTTCGGCGGCTCGTGGGGGTCGACGCTCGCGCTGGCCTACGGACAGGCGCACCCGGAGCGCTGCCTGGGCTTCGTCCTGCGCGGCATCTTCCTGTGCACGCCGGCCGAGATCGAATTCTTCCTGTACGGCGTGCAGTGGTTCTATCCGGAGCTGTACGACGAATTCGTCGCGCCGATTCCCCTTGAGGAACGCGGCGACCTCTTGAGCGCGTACACGAAGCGCCTGCTGTGCGACGACCCGCAGCAATACTGGCCCGCCGCGCGCGTGTGGAGCCGCTTCGAGGGCCGCCGCGTGTTCCTGCTGCCGCAGGAAGAAGAGCACTCGTCCGACACGCTCGACCTGGGCGTGGGCCGCCTCGAATCGCACTACATGGCGCACGGCGCCTTCCTCGAGCCCGACCAGCTGCTGCGCGACGTCGGCCGCATTTCCCACCTGCCGGCCGTGATCGTGCAGGGCCGCTACGACGTGATCTGCCCGCCGCTGTCCGCGTACCGCCTGCACCAGGCCTGGGCCGGGTCGCGCCTGCGCATGATCCCGGACGCCGGCCATGGCGCGCTCGAGGTGGGTATTGCGCGCGCCCTCGTCGCGGCCACGGAGCAGTTCAAGCGCCACGGCCGTTTCGATTGA
- a CDS encoding acetyl-CoA C-acetyltransferase, with protein sequence MEDVVIVAAGRTAIGKFGGTLSKIPAAELGAQVIKHLLTKTGIDPAAVSEVIMGQVLTAGVGQNPARQAVIKSGLPDKVPAFTLNMVCGSGLRATHLAAQAIKCGDASIVIAGGQENMSASPHVLNGSRDGFRMGDAKLTDTMIVDGLWDVYNQYHMGVTAENVARKYEISRQEQDEFALQSQLKAEAAQKAGKFKDEIIPIEIASKKGTTVFDTDEYPKHGATLEGLSSLRPAFNKEGTVTAGNASGLNDGAAAVIMMSASKAKELGLTPLARIKAYSSAGLDPAIMGMGPVDAARQALEKAGWTHDEVDLMEINEAFAAQAVAVNKQMGWDTSKINVNGGAIALGHPIGASGARVLVSLLHEMIRRDAKKGLAALCIGGGMGVALAVER encoded by the coding sequence ATGGAAGATGTCGTAATCGTGGCCGCAGGCCGTACTGCAATCGGCAAGTTCGGTGGCACGCTCTCAAAAATTCCGGCTGCCGAGCTAGGCGCCCAGGTCATCAAGCACTTGCTGACGAAGACGGGCATCGATCCGGCCGCGGTCAGCGAAGTCATCATGGGCCAGGTCCTGACGGCCGGCGTCGGCCAGAACCCGGCGCGCCAGGCGGTCATCAAGAGCGGCCTGCCGGACAAAGTGCCGGCCTTTACCCTGAACATGGTGTGCGGCTCCGGCCTGCGCGCCACCCACCTGGCGGCTCAGGCCATCAAGTGCGGCGACGCGTCCATCGTGATCGCCGGCGGCCAGGAAAACATGAGCGCTTCGCCGCACGTGCTGAACGGTTCGCGCGACGGTTTCCGCATGGGCGATGCCAAGCTGACCGACACGATGATCGTCGACGGCCTGTGGGACGTCTACAACCAGTACCACATGGGCGTGACGGCCGAGAACGTCGCACGCAAGTACGAGATCTCGCGCCAGGAACAGGACGAATTCGCGCTGCAATCGCAGCTGAAGGCGGAAGCCGCGCAAAAGGCCGGCAAGTTCAAGGACGAGATCATCCCGATCGAGATCGCCTCCAAGAAGGGCACCACCGTTTTCGATACCGACGAGTATCCGAAGCACGGCGCCACGCTGGAAGGCCTGTCCAGCCTGCGTCCGGCCTTCAATAAAGAGGGCACCGTCACCGCCGGCAACGCGTCCGGCCTGAACGACGGCGCCGCCGCCGTGATCATGATGTCGGCCTCGAAGGCCAAGGAACTGGGCCTGACCCCGCTGGCCCGCATCAAGGCCTATTCGTCGGCCGGCCTGGACCCGGCCATCATGGGCATGGGCCCGGTCGACGCCGCCCGCCAGGCGCTGGAAAAGGCCGGCTGGACGCACGACGAAGTCGACCTAATGGAAATCAACGAAGCTTTCGCCGCCCAGGCCGTCGCCGTCAACAAGCAGATGGGCTGGGACACGTCGAAGATCAACGTCAACGGCGGCGCGATCGCGCTGGGCCACCCGATCGGTGCCTCGGGCGCGCGCGTGCTGGTGAGCCTGCTGCACGAAATGATCCGCCGCGACGCCAAGAAGGGCCTGGCTGCCCTGTGCATCGGCGGCGGCATGGGCGTTGCCCTGGCGGTCGAGCGCTGA
- a CDS encoding DUF697 domain-containing protein, which produces MFRKKSQEKSGELALLPVSGEDLERVRERCRGLVRKRAAISAGVSVIPLPGVDVVADLSSFAVMVEEINQAFGLSPDQIDRLQPRMRIAAYQAVAALGGTLVGKIVTKELVLKLLRKSGAKLAAKSAAKIVPLAGQVASAAIGFALFRQMGYQHVEACSRVAREVSAATA; this is translated from the coding sequence ATGTTCAGGAAAAAAAGCCAGGAAAAGAGCGGGGAGCTGGCCCTGCTGCCGGTCTCCGGCGAGGACCTCGAACGGGTGCGCGAGCGTTGCCGCGGCCTCGTGCGCAAGCGCGCGGCCATCTCCGCCGGCGTGTCCGTGATTCCCCTGCCGGGCGTGGACGTCGTGGCGGACCTGTCCAGCTTTGCCGTGATGGTGGAAGAGATCAACCAAGCGTTCGGACTGTCGCCCGACCAGATCGACCGGCTGCAGCCGCGCATGCGCATCGCCGCCTACCAGGCCGTGGCGGCGCTGGGCGGTACGCTGGTGGGCAAGATTGTGACGAAGGAACTCGTCCTGAAACTGTTGCGGAAGTCGGGCGCCAAGCTGGCGGCCAAGTCGGCGGCGAAGATCGTGCCGCTGGCGGGGCAAGTCGCGTCGGCGGCGATCGGCTTCGCGTTATTCAGGCAGATGGGATACCAGCACGTGGAAGCCTGTTCGCGCGTGGCGCGCGAGGTGTCGGCGGCAACGGCATAG
- a CDS encoding amino acid deaminase has product MNALPHGALALSSLEEQMLLPGVKGLPLTAPLRQGAIGVQGWNVLHGDTSYPVAVLKTSALRHNLDWMRDFCERHGVRIAPHGKTTMCPQLFGAQLAAGAWGITLANAVQVRVAHRFGVRRVLVANQLVARSDVRMVLQLLHDDPGFECVVLADSLAGVARLSEEVDAHPLTRPLSVLVELGLSGKRAGCRTPEEALTVARAIERAPGLVLAGFEGYEGLLVSDDHDADLRAVSSFVARLCALVREADDEGLFGTREILVTAGGSSYFDLVARGFQELHGLSRPLVPVLRSGCYLTSDHGMYRRHIAALDAREGVKPDEGLRPALEIWSVVQSRPEPGLAILTMGKRDASHDAGLPLPLWHHRPGPGAAHTLPDGCEIVKMNDQHAYLRLPDGPVRDMLAVGDLVGCGISHPCTTFDRWPLLLAVDDDYAVEFALNTFF; this is encoded by the coding sequence ATGAATGCATTGCCGCACGGCGCATTGGCCCTGTCCAGCCTGGAAGAACAGATGCTGCTGCCCGGCGTGAAGGGCTTGCCGTTGACGGCGCCGCTGCGCCAGGGCGCCATCGGCGTGCAGGGCTGGAATGTGCTGCATGGCGATACGAGTTATCCCGTCGCGGTCCTTAAAACGTCCGCGCTGCGCCACAATCTCGACTGGATGCGCGACTTTTGCGAACGCCACGGCGTGCGCATCGCGCCGCACGGCAAGACGACGATGTGCCCGCAGCTGTTCGGCGCCCAGCTGGCGGCTGGCGCCTGGGGCATCACCTTGGCGAACGCGGTGCAGGTGCGGGTGGCGCACCGCTTCGGCGTGCGCCGCGTGCTCGTCGCGAACCAGCTCGTCGCGCGCAGCGACGTGCGCATGGTGCTGCAACTGCTGCACGACGACCCCGGTTTCGAATGCGTCGTGCTGGCGGACTCGCTGGCCGGCGTGGCGCGCCTGTCGGAGGAAGTCGACGCGCACCCGCTCACGCGGCCGTTGTCCGTGCTGGTCGAACTGGGCCTGTCGGGCAAGCGCGCCGGCTGCCGCACGCCGGAGGAAGCGCTGACGGTGGCGCGCGCCATCGAACGGGCGCCGGGCCTCGTGCTCGCCGGCTTCGAAGGCTATGAGGGCTTGCTCGTCTCCGACGACCACGATGCCGACCTGCGCGCCGTCTCAAGCTTCGTCGCGCGCCTGTGCGCGCTCGTGCGCGAGGCCGACGACGAAGGCCTGTTCGGCACGCGCGAGATCCTCGTGACGGCGGGCGGCTCGTCGTACTTCGACCTCGTCGCGCGCGGCTTCCAGGAATTGCACGGCCTGTCGCGGCCTTTGGTCCCCGTGCTGCGCAGCGGCTGCTACCTGACGAGCGACCACGGGATGTACCGGCGCCACATCGCAGCGCTCGACGCGCGCGAAGGTGTAAAACCGGACGAAGGCCTGCGGCCGGCGCTGGAGATCTGGAGCGTCGTGCAGTCGCGTCCCGAACCGGGCCTCGCGATCCTCACGATGGGCAAGCGCGACGCGTCGCACGACGCCGGCCTGCCGCTGCCGCTGTGGCATCACCGTCCGGGCCCCGGCGCCGCGCACACGCTGCCGGACGGCTGCGAGATCGTCAAGATGAACGACCAGCACGCGTACCTGCGCCTGCCGGACGGACCGGTGCGCGACATGCTGGCGGTGGGCGACCTGGTCGGCTGCGGCATCTCGCATCCGTGCACGACGTTCGACCGCTGGCCGCTGCTGCTGGCCGTGGACGACGACTACGCCGTGGAATTCGCACTCAACACTTTCTTCTAG
- the minD gene encoding septum site-determining protein MinD, translating into MARIIVVTSGKGGVGKTTSSASFSTGLAMRGHKTAVIDFDVGLRNLDLIMGCERRVVYDLINVINGEASLTQAMIKDKHCDNLFILPASQTRDKDALTEEGVEQVLNELVKMDFEYIICDSPAGIEHGALMALTFADEALIVTNPEVSSVRDSDRILGILQAKSRRAQSGGEPVKEHLLITRYSPRRVENDEMLSFQDVQEILRIPLLGIIPESEAVLHASNQGNPAIHFKDTDVAQAYQDVVSRFLGEEVPLRFTNYEKPGFLQRLFGAK; encoded by the coding sequence ATGGCAAGAATTATCGTTGTAACGTCCGGTAAGGGCGGTGTGGGCAAGACCACTTCGAGCGCAAGCTTCTCGACTGGCCTCGCGATGCGCGGCCACAAGACCGCCGTCATCGACTTCGACGTCGGCCTGCGCAACCTCGACCTGATCATGGGTTGCGAACGCCGCGTCGTCTACGACCTGATCAACGTCATCAACGGCGAAGCGAGCCTGACCCAGGCCATGATCAAGGACAAGCACTGCGACAACCTGTTCATCCTGCCGGCATCGCAGACGCGCGACAAGGACGCGCTGACCGAAGAAGGCGTCGAGCAGGTGCTGAACGAGCTGGTCAAGATGGACTTCGAATACATCATCTGCGATTCGCCGGCCGGTATCGAGCACGGCGCCCTGATGGCGCTGACGTTCGCCGACGAGGCCCTGATCGTGACGAATCCGGAAGTGTCGTCGGTGCGCGACTCCGACCGCATCCTCGGCATCCTGCAGGCCAAGTCGCGTCGCGCCCAGAGCGGCGGCGAGCCCGTCAAGGAACACCTCTTGATCACCCGCTATTCGCCGCGCCGCGTGGAAAACGACGAGATGCTGTCGTTCCAGGACGTGCAGGAAATCCTGCGCATTCCCCTGCTCGGCATCATCCCGGAATCGGAAGCCGTGCTGCACGCGTCGAACCAGGGCAATCCGGCCATCCATTTCAAGGACACGGACGTGGCCCAGGCCTACCAGGACGTCGTGTCGCGATTCCTGGGCGAAGAAGTCCCGCTGCGCTTCACCAACTACGAAAAGCCGGGTTTCCTGCAGCGTCTGTTCGGAGCAAAGTGA